One stretch of Streptomyces sp. NBC_00443 DNA includes these proteins:
- a CDS encoding transposase, giving the protein MTPGQAGDAPAFPQVMARLRDPRPTGRPGTTPEAVLADKAYSSRAIRTSLRRRGIRAVRPPPSTWPRSISQAS; this is encoded by the coding sequence ATGACGCCGGGCCAGGCGGGTGACGCACCCGCGTTCCCCCAGGTCATGGCCCGCTTACGGGACCCTCGGCCGACCGGACGGCCAGGGACGACACCAGAGGCGGTCCTGGCGGACAAGGCCTACTCATCCCGCGCCATCCGCACCAGCCTGCGGCGCCGCGGCATCCGGGCAGTTAGACCGCCACCATCTACCTGGCCGCGCTCCATCTCGCAGGCATCTTGA
- a CDS encoding NAD(P)-binding domain-containing protein: MNDAEAVNFVDVVVIGAGQAGLSSAYHLRRTGFEPDSDFVVLDHSPGPGGAWQFRWASLTYGKVHGMHALPGMELTDADPERPSSEVIAEYFDRYEQTFDLRVRRPVDVRAVREGPDGRLLVESSAGPWSTRALINATGTWDRPFWPRYPGQETFRGRQVHTAHYPGPQEFAGKRVVVVGGGASGTQHLLEIARYAATTTWVTRRPPVFREGPFTEEFGRAAVALVEERVRQGLPPKSVVSVTGLPLNDAIRQGLADGTLDRQPMFDRITPDGVEWNDGRRVDADVILWATGFRAAIDHLSPLRLREPGGGIRVEDTRAVADPRIHLVGYGPSASTIGANRAGRAAVRDIRRLLAEEPVAA; the protein is encoded by the coding sequence GTGAATGATGCCGAGGCGGTCAACTTCGTCGACGTGGTCGTCATAGGCGCTGGTCAGGCCGGACTGTCCAGCGCCTATCACCTGCGGCGCACCGGCTTCGAGCCGGACAGCGACTTCGTCGTGCTCGACCACTCCCCCGGTCCGGGCGGTGCCTGGCAGTTCCGGTGGGCGTCGTTGACGTACGGCAAGGTCCACGGGATGCACGCGTTGCCCGGCATGGAACTGACCGACGCCGACCCCGAGCGGCCGTCGTCCGAGGTAATCGCCGAGTACTTCGACCGCTACGAGCAGACCTTCGACCTGCGCGTCCGGCGCCCCGTCGACGTGCGTGCCGTACGCGAGGGCCCGGATGGCCGGCTGCTCGTCGAGAGCTCGGCGGGACCCTGGTCGACGCGGGCGCTGATCAACGCGACCGGCACCTGGGACCGGCCGTTCTGGCCGCGCTATCCCGGCCAGGAGACGTTCCGGGGACGGCAGGTGCACACCGCCCACTACCCCGGGCCACAGGAGTTCGCCGGGAAACGGGTCGTCGTGGTGGGAGGCGGCGCCTCCGGAACCCAGCACCTGCTGGAGATCGCCCGGTACGCGGCCACCACGACGTGGGTCACGCGACGCCCGCCCGTGTTCCGCGAGGGTCCCTTCACCGAGGAGTTCGGCCGGGCGGCCGTCGCGCTCGTCGAGGAGCGGGTCCGGCAGGGGCTACCGCCGAAGAGCGTCGTCTCGGTCACGGGTCTACCTCTCAACGACGCCATCCGGCAGGGGCTCGCGGACGGAACCCTGGACCGGCAGCCCATGTTCGACCGGATCACGCCGGACGGCGTGGAGTGGAACGACGGGCGCCGCGTGGACGCCGACGTCATCCTGTGGGCCACCGGCTTCCGGGCCGCGATCGACCATCTCTCCCCCCTCCGCCTGCGCGAGCCGGGCGGAGGCATCCGCGTCGAGGACACACGCGCAGTCGCCGATCCCCGCATCCACCTGGTCGGCTACGGCCCCTCCGCCAGCACGATCGGCGCCAACCGAGCCGGTCGCGCGGCCGTACGGGACATCAGGCGGTTGCTGGCGGAGGAGCCTGTGGCGGCGTAG
- a CDS encoding ABC transporter substrate-binding protein yields the protein MRRRLVPAALLLPLALLLTACGGNSSAGAGSDTDGQGSLTLNVGDQKGGSEAILRAAGELENLDYKIKWSTFSSGPPLLEAVNAGAVDIGGVGNTPPVFAAGAGSKIKVVAAWHGTSKGDTILVPNDSKLSGTAQLKGRSVAVAQGSSAHYQLVASLKKAGLSLSDVKVKYLQPADALAAFTSGKVDAWAVWDPYTSQVLKAKQGRVLTTGDGITNGLTFQVAAPSALQDKKKAAAVKDYLERLRRAQQWVYSHEDDWAKVWAKDTGLPEDVALAAVKRTYTTRIAVAVDKPLITSEQEIVDTFADLKLIPDKADFGGFTDTRFNGDLPPSTATPRPSEGS from the coding sequence ATGCGACGACGTCTCGTCCCCGCCGCGCTTCTCCTCCCCCTCGCGCTCCTGCTCACGGCCTGTGGCGGGAACTCGTCCGCCGGCGCGGGGTCCGACACCGACGGCCAGGGCTCGCTCACCCTCAACGTCGGTGACCAGAAGGGCGGCTCGGAGGCGATCCTGCGCGCCGCCGGAGAGCTGGAGAACCTCGACTACAAGATCAAGTGGTCCACCTTCAGCTCCGGTCCGCCGCTTCTGGAAGCCGTCAACGCAGGCGCCGTCGACATAGGCGGTGTCGGGAACACGCCGCCGGTCTTCGCGGCGGGTGCGGGCTCGAAGATCAAGGTGGTGGCGGCCTGGCACGGCACGTCCAAGGGCGACACCATCCTCGTCCCGAACGACTCGAAGCTGTCCGGCACGGCGCAGCTCAAGGGCAGGTCCGTCGCCGTGGCCCAGGGTTCCTCCGCCCACTACCAGCTGGTCGCCTCCCTCAAGAAGGCCGGGCTGAGCCTGAGCGACGTGAAGGTCAAGTACCTCCAGCCCGCCGACGCGCTGGCCGCGTTCACCTCCGGCAAGGTCGACGCGTGGGCGGTGTGGGACCCGTACACCTCGCAGGTGCTCAAGGCGAAGCAGGGCCGGGTCCTGACCACCGGCGACGGCATCACCAATGGGTTGACCTTCCAGGTGGCGGCGCCGAGCGCGCTGCAGGACAAGAAGAAGGCCGCCGCCGTCAAGGACTATCTGGAGCGGCTGCGGCGGGCCCAGCAGTGGGTGTACTCGCACGAGGACGACTGGGCGAAGGTCTGGGCGAAGGACACCGGGCTGCCCGAGGACGTGGCGCTGGCCGCGGTGAAGCGGACGTACACCACCCGGATCGCGGTGGCCGTCGACAAGCCGCTCATCACCTCCGAGCAGGAGATCGTCGACACCTTCGCCGACCTGAAGCTCATCCCGGACAAGGCCGACTTCGGCGGCTTCACCGACACCCGGTTCAACGGCGACCTCCCGCCGTCGACCGCCACGCCCCGTCCCTCGGAAGGCTCGTGA
- a CDS encoding ABC transporter ATP-binding protein → MATDVHRPVSPTATGAAPTTQAVQATAQATPAVHVEGLTRSFDGRTVIDDLQLDVLSGEFVALLGRSGCGKSTLLRILAGLDHDIEGTVLVPRRKAVAFQAPRLMPWKKVWRNVLLGLPGKPGRAVAEQALKEVGLDHRTDAWPKTLSGGESQRASLARALVREPDLLLLDEPFGALDALTRIKAQRLVGELWQRRSCAVLLVTHDVEEAVLLADRVLVMDDGVIAHEQRIDLDRPRGITDPRFAELRAGLLERLGVDTAAEAA, encoded by the coding sequence ATGGCGACCGACGTTCACCGGCCGGTGAGCCCCACGGCCACCGGGGCCGCGCCGACCACCCAGGCCGTGCAGGCCACCGCGCAAGCCACCCCGGCCGTGCACGTCGAGGGGCTGACCCGCTCCTTCGACGGGCGCACCGTCATCGACGACCTCCAACTGGACGTCCTCTCCGGCGAGTTCGTCGCTCTCCTCGGCCGCAGCGGCTGCGGCAAGTCCACACTGCTGCGCATCCTCGCCGGCCTCGACCACGACATCGAGGGCACCGTCCTGGTCCCTCGCCGCAAGGCCGTCGCCTTCCAGGCGCCGCGACTGATGCCCTGGAAGAAAGTGTGGCGCAACGTGCTGCTCGGCCTGCCGGGCAAGCCCGGTCGTGCCGTCGCCGAGCAGGCGCTGAAGGAGGTCGGTCTGGACCACCGTACGGACGCCTGGCCCAAGACCCTCTCCGGGGGCGAGTCCCAACGGGCTTCCCTCGCACGGGCGTTGGTCCGCGAGCCGGATCTGTTGCTGCTCGACGAGCCGTTCGGTGCGCTCGACGCGCTCACCCGGATCAAGGCCCAGCGCCTGGTCGGTGAGTTGTGGCAGCGGCGCAGCTGCGCGGTGCTGCTCGTCACGCACGACGTGGAGGAGGCCGTGCTCCTCGCCGACCGCGTCCTCGTGATGGACGACGGGGTGATCGCGCACGAACAGCGCATCGACCTCGACCGGCCCCGCGGCATCACCGACCCCCGGTTCGCGGAACTGCGCGCCGGACTCCTGGAGCGACTCGGTGTCGACACCGCCGCCGAAGCCGCCTGA
- a CDS encoding ABC transporter permease, with amino-acid sequence MTISHAPPGPLKSDISDTADLSSTTEGPSPDLVPLVPTSSRRTRVPRWLRRTTGPLLLLALWQLLSSTGVLTADVLASPGRIAQVGGDLIADGSLPSAMGTSLQRVALGLLLGTVVGTGLALLSGLFRVGEDLVDAPVQMLRTVPFVGLIPLFIIWFGIGEAPKVAIITLGVTFPLYLNVYAGIRGVDAQLIEAGESLGLSRWGLVRHVVLPGALPGALTGLRYSLGIAWLALVFAEQVNADSGIGFLMVQARDFLRTDVIVVCLVVYAFLGLLADFIVRSLERLLLQWRPTFTGR; translated from the coding sequence ATGACCATCAGCCATGCCCCGCCCGGCCCGCTGAAATCCGATATTTCGGATACAGCCGACCTATCCAGCACCACCGAGGGCCCCTCGCCCGACCTCGTCCCCCTCGTCCCCACCTCCTCCCGCCGCACCCGTGTGCCTCGCTGGCTGCGTCGCACCACCGGACCGCTGCTGCTGCTCGCCCTCTGGCAACTCCTCAGCAGCACCGGTGTGTTGACCGCGGACGTGCTCGCCTCGCCCGGCCGTATCGCGCAGGTCGGGGGTGATCTGATCGCCGACGGATCGCTGCCGTCCGCCATGGGCACCTCGCTGCAGCGCGTCGCGCTCGGGCTGCTCCTCGGCACGGTCGTCGGTACCGGACTCGCCCTGCTGTCCGGGCTGTTCAGGGTCGGTGAGGACCTCGTCGACGCGCCCGTGCAGATGCTGCGGACCGTGCCCTTCGTCGGGCTCATCCCGCTGTTCATCATCTGGTTCGGCATCGGCGAGGCGCCGAAGGTCGCCATCATCACGCTCGGCGTGACGTTCCCGCTCTACCTCAATGTGTACGCCGGAATCCGTGGTGTGGACGCCCAGTTGATCGAGGCCGGGGAGTCCCTCGGGCTGTCCAGGTGGGGGCTCGTACGGCACGTCGTACTGCCCGGTGCGCTGCCGGGTGCCCTGACCGGCCTGCGCTACTCGCTCGGCATCGCCTGGCTCGCCCTCGTCTTCGCCGAGCAGGTCAACGCCGACTCCGGCATCGGGTTCCTCATGGTGCAGGCACGTGACTTCCTGCGGACCGACGTGATCGTGGTCTGCCTGGTCGTCTACGCCTTCCTCGGCCTGCTCGCCGACTTCATCGTCCGCTCCCTCGAAAGGCTGCTGCTGCAATGGCGACCGACGTTCACCGGCCGGTGA
- a CDS encoding putative leader peptide: MLRSALLTTRGHIDLLRVASAACRRGC, from the coding sequence ATGTTGCGTTCAGCCCTGCTCACCACGCGCGGTCACATCGACCTGCTGCGGGTGGCCTCCGCCGCGTGTCGCCGCGGCTGCTGA
- a CDS encoding secondary thiamine-phosphate synthase enzyme YjbQ, translated as MSDAFTTRVLNVASGSSERVVDVTRECEAFLRDVAPGRDGLLNIFVPHATAGIAIIETGAGSDDDLLAALHTLLPADDRWQHRHGSPGHGRDHVLPAIVPPHATLPVLNGQLELGTWQSVCLVDTNRDNPSRQVRLSFMG; from the coding sequence ATGTCAGACGCCTTCACCACCCGAGTTCTGAACGTCGCCTCCGGCTCCTCGGAGCGGGTCGTGGATGTCACCCGCGAATGCGAGGCCTTCCTGCGGGACGTGGCCCCGGGCCGCGACGGCCTGCTGAACATCTTCGTGCCGCACGCCACAGCCGGTATCGCGATCATCGAGACGGGCGCCGGCAGCGACGACGACCTCCTGGCCGCCCTGCACACCCTGCTCCCCGCCGACGACCGCTGGCAGCACCGCCACGGCAGTCCCGGCCACGGCCGCGACCACGTCCTCCCGGCCATCGTCCCGCCGCATGCGACGCTGCCGGTGCTGAACGGGCAACTGGAGCTCGGGACGTGGCAGTCGGTGTGTCTCGTGGATACGAATAGGGATAATCCGAGCCGTCAGGTGCGATTGAGCTTCATGGGGTGA
- a CDS encoding DUF2690 domain-containing protein, with translation MTALVVGTAVALAVGMVWLQEGEVSPGEATTVSVPPPGCRGQACEGGDPQSMACGRDARTLAGWRTRAGAGLEIRFSARCDAAWTRIWQTRVGDRVEITAPGSPPQRAAVADKFDARGYLFTQMVPARQLSALHA, from the coding sequence GTGACGGCCCTCGTGGTCGGGACTGCCGTCGCCCTTGCGGTGGGGATGGTCTGGCTGCAGGAAGGGGAGGTGTCACCCGGTGAGGCCACGACGGTGTCGGTTCCGCCCCCGGGCTGTCGTGGACAGGCCTGCGAGGGCGGAGATCCGCAGAGCATGGCCTGCGGGCGGGATGCGCGCACGCTGGCCGGCTGGCGCACCCGCGCGGGAGCCGGGCTCGAGATCAGGTTCAGCGCGCGATGCGATGCGGCCTGGACGCGGATCTGGCAGACCCGGGTCGGCGATCGCGTCGAGATCACCGCACCCGGAAGCCCGCCCCAACGGGCCGCCGTCGCCGACAAGTTCGACGCCAGGGGGTACCTCTTCACGCAGATGGTCCCGGCACGACAGCTCTCGGCGCTGCACGCCTGA
- a CDS encoding TetR/AcrR family transcriptional regulator, whose amino-acid sequence MESTSRDDVDRRPTGSAVLRESVTETIRRAVFEELAQTGFARMSMEAVTRRARVGKAALYRRWPSKEAMVVELVSEAAAEHLPATADSGSLPDDVERFVRDTMADLRHPLVGRIVPDLVAESARNPSLSAALHEAVLAPRRAAVATVLHQAIDRGELPADIDMGLAVDLFGAPLYFRMLAVGGPTDDAYVARLTRAVLSALAASR is encoded by the coding sequence GTGGAATCGACCAGCCGTGACGACGTCGACCGCAGGCCCACGGGCTCCGCGGTCCTGCGGGAGTCCGTGACCGAGACGATCAGGCGCGCGGTGTTCGAGGAGCTCGCCCAGACCGGGTTCGCCCGGATGTCGATGGAGGCCGTGACCCGCCGGGCCCGCGTCGGCAAGGCGGCCCTCTACCGCCGCTGGCCCTCCAAGGAGGCGATGGTCGTGGAGCTGGTCTCCGAGGCCGCCGCCGAACACCTCCCCGCGACGGCCGACTCCGGATCACTGCCCGACGACGTCGAACGGTTCGTCCGGGACACCATGGCCGACCTCCGCCATCCACTCGTCGGCCGGATCGTCCCCGACCTGGTTGCCGAGTCGGCCCGCAACCCCTCGCTGAGCGCCGCGCTCCACGAGGCGGTCCTCGCCCCCCGGCGCGCCGCGGTGGCGACGGTGCTGCACCAGGCGATCGACCGCGGAGAGCTGCCGGCCGACATCGACATGGGCTTGGCCGTCGACCTGTTCGGCGCCCCGTTGTACTTCAGGATGCTCGCGGTCGGCGGACCCACCGACGACGCCTACGTCGCCCGCCTCACCCGCGCCGTCCTCTCGGCACTCGCCGCCAGCCGCTGA
- a CDS encoding alpha/beta fold hydrolase — MKFLFDDAAFSFQALRTAGHAAYAGADLGEVLAACRNIPDGDEEAWCRGWTAVAERLHRVGAEALAAGHRVSARESLLRASNYYRTADFFRVEDRDADLESARLARCSRQTFAQAAQLFDTPVVPLRIPYEDTTLPGYLFLVDGTGRSRPTVIHHGGYDSTLEELYFMAAGGALRRGYHVLAFEGPGQQSVRREQGLVFRPDWEHVVTPVVDHALTRPEVDPERLVLFGTSFGGLLAARATAFEDRFAACVLHNGVYDFYEVPLRGIPPYLGEWVTDGRDDVAGPALAVSMAQSTQARWFLRHGMWVFGAKTPPEALRACAPYNLDTAAAHITCPTLVLDAENDLAFHGEARRVHEALRCAKELMLFTVAEGAGEHCQEGAALRFHQRVFDWLDERLARA; from the coding sequence ATGAAGTTCCTCTTCGACGACGCGGCGTTCTCCTTCCAGGCGCTGCGCACGGCCGGGCACGCCGCTTACGCGGGCGCCGATCTCGGCGAGGTCCTGGCCGCCTGCCGCAACATCCCCGACGGCGACGAGGAGGCCTGGTGCCGGGGGTGGACCGCCGTCGCCGAACGCCTCCACCGTGTCGGTGCCGAGGCACTCGCCGCCGGCCACCGGGTCAGCGCCCGCGAGTCCCTCCTGCGGGCCTCGAACTACTACCGCACCGCCGACTTCTTCCGCGTCGAGGACCGGGACGCCGACCTCGAGTCGGCCCGCCTCGCCCGGTGCTCGCGGCAGACCTTCGCGCAGGCGGCACAGCTGTTCGACACTCCGGTCGTACCCCTGCGGATCCCCTACGAGGACACCACCCTCCCGGGATACCTGTTCCTCGTCGACGGCACGGGCCGCAGCCGGCCCACCGTCATCCACCACGGCGGATACGACTCCACCCTGGAGGAGCTGTACTTCATGGCGGCCGGCGGGGCACTGCGCCGCGGCTACCACGTCCTCGCCTTCGAAGGCCCCGGCCAGCAGTCCGTCCGGCGGGAGCAGGGACTGGTCTTCCGGCCGGACTGGGAACACGTGGTCACGCCCGTGGTGGACCACGCCCTGACCCGCCCGGAGGTGGACCCTGAGAGGCTTGTGCTGTTCGGCACCAGCTTCGGCGGACTGCTGGCCGCCCGCGCCACGGCCTTCGAGGACCGCTTCGCCGCGTGCGTCCTGCACAACGGGGTCTACGACTTCTACGAGGTCCCCCTTCGCGGCATTCCGCCCTACCTGGGCGAGTGGGTGACGGACGGCCGGGACGACGTGGCCGGGCCCGCGCTGGCCGTCAGCATGGCCCAGAGCACCCAGGCGCGCTGGTTCCTGCGGCACGGCATGTGGGTCTTCGGGGCCAAGACGCCCCCCGAGGCGCTGCGCGCCTGCGCGCCGTACAACCTCGACACCGCGGCCGCGCACATCACCTGCCCCACGCTCGTCCTCGACGCGGAGAACGACCTGGCCTTTCACGGCGAGGCCCGGCGGGTGCACGAGGCGCTGCGCTGCGCGAAGGAGCTGATGCTGTTCACCGTCGCCGAAGGGGCCGGCGAACACTGTCAGGAGGGCGCGGCACTCCGCTTTCACCAGCGGGTCTTCGACTGGCTCGACGAACGTCTGGCCCGCGCATGA